TACTTCTTCTCGCCGTTCATCTTCGATATCGATATCGATATCCGGCATCGAAATCCGCTCCGGGTTCAAGAATCGTTCGAATAGTAATCCGTATTTCAGTGGATCGACCGTCGTAATCCCAAGCGCATAGCTGACAAGCGACCCAGCTGCTGAACCACGACCTGGTCCAACGAAGATGCCTTTTGCTTTCGCGCGGCGGACAAGTTCTTCAACGATCAAGAAATAGTCGGCAAATCCTGTCTTATCGATGACAGACAACTCATAGGCGAGCCGTTCCTGCGCTTCTTTACTTTCATGACCATGCGCTAGTAATCCTTCTTCAGCATGCATCCGTAACAACGCATTCGAATCTTCTGCGACGCGTGGTAATGGACGTTGTTGAAACGGTAGTTCTAAGTGTTCAGATGTTGCGGCAAACTGCTCTGCCATCATGATTTCTCGCTCGGTAAAGTCTTCGAGTAATTCTTCCCGCGTCTTTAAATGCATCAGACGATCTGTTTTTTGATCCTGGAACGTCGTCGCTTCACGAATGGCACGAATCGCTTGATAAGCTGCGGCTTCATCTCGACGGAGGTAACGTACGGGATCAACCGGAATCGTCTCAACACCAAGCGCTGCTGCTACTTCTCGGTAACGCATACGACTCTCTCGTTCAACGGTCGAACGACTAGAGACTACGCCCATGTATGTCTGCGCCCCCTGAACATGTCCCATCCATTGAACGAAGGAACGACGTAAACGTGTCACATCTTCAGATGCCTGTCGCATCGGAACGAGCACTGCAATGAGTGATGAAACGTCCGTCTCCGATTGCCGGCTTGCTAATCGATACAGTTGGCGCAGTCCATCAGAAGAAAAAGCAAACCATAAGATACAAAACTCTTCTTCTTCGATTCGTTGCTCCCAGCCGACGACCGGTTGCACATTACGACGCTGACACGCATCGATGAATGCAGGAACTCCTGTCAATGTCGTTTCACAGATGACCGCTCGCTTAATTTGACGACGGACAAGCTCGTCTAGATACGTCTCGATACGAACTAAACTCTGTAATGGACTAAATTGCGTTCGAACATTTATATGCATCTTCCATTCTCCTTTCTCTTCTGATGGAGGTTTCTAAAAGTTTTCAGAACATTCATATCTAACTGACTCAAGTACTCGCCATCTGATTTATTATTCGCTACAATAAGTATAGAAATATCATGACGGGTACGGAAGGAGCGTTTCTCATGATTTTAAATCGTAGTCAAATCGCACGTGAAAAAGTCGAACAATTAAAGCTCGGTGTTACCGCTTTTACTGAAACGGAAGAAATCGCTGAGAAAATTCGCAAGTCTGTCGCCGAACTTCAACTGAATGTCATTGAAGATCACACAGATCGTGGTGTTTGGTTCATTCCGCAAGACAAAACAAAGACGCAATAAGCGTAAAAAGGCTGTTCGTTTCGCTTCCTCAATGAGAGGAGTGAGACCGAGCAGCCTTTTTCCATTTAAAACTGGAAGTTAGCAGCGACCTCATCCAGACGACGGACGACACGTTCGACTTCACTCAACTGCCCAATCGTTGCCCCGGACGCCATCGGATGTCCACCACCATTGAATTCTTTTGCTACTTCATTAATGACGGGACCTTTCGAACGAATCCGAATGCGCACTTCCTTATCCGTTTCGAGGAAGAGTGCCCAACATTTCATCCCTTTTAAACCAGCGAAGCTATTGACGAGCAAAGATGCTTGTTCAACCGTCGCTCCGAATTGTTTCAATGTATCCTGTGTCAAAACGACATATCCGACACCTTGATCCGTCAATTGAATATGTTGAAGAACATATCCTTGCACGTGGAGCGCCGCAAGTTCCATTTCGTACATATTGCGGTACAACCAATCCGTATCGATTCCCGCATCAATCAGTTGTGCCGCGACTTCAAACGTTCGTTTCGTCGTACCACGGAACTGGAAACGTCCCGTATCGCCGACGATTCCTGCGTAGAATTGAATAGCAGCAGCTGTTGGAATGTCATATCCCCACTCATTCAATACATGAACGAGCAATTCAGACGTCGAGCTCATCGTCGTATCGACGAGTTGTACGGGTGCATATGGATCTTCATCCGGATGATGATCGATTTTAATGACGTTTTTCCCTGTCATCGCGAGTTTCCCATCGATCCGTGCTTGGTTCGCTGTATCAAGGATCACGACTAACGCTTCTTTATACAACACCTCGTCTACTTGGTCGAGTTCACCCATGAACGACAGTGATGTTGCCATCTCACCAGCAGATAAAATCGTCTTGCTCGGGAATTGATGTTGCAACGTCAATTGTAAGCCGAACTGACTACCGAGTGCATCGGGATCCGGACGTTCATGACGGTGAATGATGATTGTATCTGCCGCTTCAATTAGTTGTTTGATTTGCTCTTTCACTGTGCACAGCTCCTCTAATCTTGATATGATATTAGATGAAGACAAAAAGGAGGTCCTTTTAGCATGCAATTCATCCTCATCGCCCTCATCGTTTTCTCGCTTGGTAAGTATTTGTTAGCAAAACGCCGCGCGTTCCATACG
This window of the Exiguobacterium acetylicum genome carries:
- a CDS encoding DHH family phosphoesterase, whose translation is MKEQIKQLIEAADTIIIHRHERPDPDALGSQFGLQLTLQHQFPSKTILSAGEMATSLSFMGELDQVDEVLYKEALVVILDTANQARIDGKLAMTGKNVIKIDHHPDEDPYAPVQLVDTTMSSTSELLVHVLNEWGYDIPTAAAIQFYAGIVGDTGRFQFRGTTKRTFEVAAQLIDAGIDTDWLYRNMYEMELAALHVQGYVLQHIQLTDQGVGYVVLTQDTLKQFGATVEQASLLVNSFAGLKGMKCWALFLETDKEVRIRIRSKGPVINEVAKEFNGGGHPMASGATIGQLSEVERVVRRLDEVAANFQF